ATGGACAATGGCACCATTTTGCTTTGGTCGTCAATCGTTTGTCTGATATTTCTGCTTTCATAGATGGCAACCTTCAAAACACACTCGACAGCGATGACTGGGGAGGATTTGGCGGAGCCAAGTTATTCGTAGGATGTCGAGGATGGTCAGACTTCAACCAAAACTACCAAGACCGACACTTTACAGGAAGCATGGACGAAGTGCGTTTGTGGAATACTTCTCGCAAGCAAGAACAGATTGTACGAGACATGACCAACAAACAAAAAGGCGACGAATTGGGATTAGAAGCCTACTGGGCATTTGAAGACTACGAACAAGAGGCTGGAGTAAATGTATTGATTGAAACCCTCAACGATCTATCTCAACACTCCAATCATTTGACCGCAAATGGTGGTGCATACGACACACAAACACCTCCTATTCGTTTGCCAAGACCTGTTCAGAAAGTCAACTTCATATACAGCGTCAACAACGACAAAATCATCTTGACACCAACCGACCCACCTGCTTTGATTGAAAACGTCACCTTGGACATCACCGTAAAAGACGTGTTCGACCTTCAGGGAAACAAGATGCAGTCACCTGCTACTTGGATAGCCTATGTCGATAAGAATCAAACCGTTTGGGAAGAACAACAATTGTATTTCGAGAAGCCTTTGGGCGAACCCTTGAGTTTTACGACCAAAATCTTGAACCAAGGCGGAGAATTGAAGAGCTTTTCCATCGACAACCTACCCAACTGGTTAACCTCTAGCCCAAGAGTAGGTGCTGTTCCTCCAAACAGTTATTTGAACGTTACCTTTACTGTTGATCCAAGCTTAAACATTGGTGAATACACACAAGATTTGCAGTTGAACACCGACTTTGGTTTCTCCGAAATTTTGGTTTTAGAACTCAAAGTATCACAAGCACCTCCTACCTGGAATGTGACTCCTGCCGATTATGCGTTCACGATGAACGTAGTAGGTCAGGTGAAACAAGGTGAGATTTTCTCTACCGACGATGAAGACATTTTATATGCCGTAGTAAACGATGAAATCAGAGGAAAAGCACAATTGCAGTACGTAGAAGCCTATGACAAATTCTTGGCTTTCATGGATATTTACAGCAACAATGTTGGCAGCGAAACCGTAGAGTTCCGTTTTTGGGATGCAAGTCAAGGCAGGGTGTATGTAAACATTACTCCTCAACTCGACTTTGCTTCCGACACCTATATTGGCACACCTTCTGCTCCGCAAATTTTTGAAGCACCCGCAGAAATTTACCAAACCATTCCTATCAGCACAGGTTGGAACTGGATTTCCTTCAATTTGCAAAGCTCCAATGCAAGCAACATCAACAAAATGTTGGAAACACTCAGTGCTTCAACAGGTGATGTCATCAAAGGATTCCGCTTCTTTGACCAATATGAAGAAAGCTTCAACAGTTGGGGCGGTGGATTGAGCAACAGTGGTGGTATTCAAAACGATGAACTGTACAAACTGCAAATCAGTGGCGACAACGATTTGATTTACACAGGTGCCGTAATTGACCCAACAAGTCAACCTATTGATATTGAAGAAGGTTGGAACTGGATTAGCTACATCGGCTTGCGAAACCTAAGTGTCAATGCAGCTTTGACCACTTTCACTGCAACAGATGGCGACCTCATCAAAGGTCAATTTGCCTTTGCGATTTACGACCACAATTTGGGATGGGTCGGAAGCTTGACGCACCTCGAACCCAACCAAGGCTATATGCTTAATGCAGCGAATGCAGGCACAGTGATTTTCCCTGCATCTGGCGTTGGAGGAGGCAAAACTGCCGACTCTACTCCAAGCACTTTGGCTTTCAGCGAGCATTGGGAAATCGACCGCCACTCCTATCCATCCAACATGACCATCATCGGACAAGTAGAATGGTGCGACCTACCCAACATCACAGACGACCTTCGAGTCGGAGCATTTGACGGAGAAGAATGTAGAGGTATCGGCAAATTGTGGTACGACAACGAAACGGAACAATACTTCACCTACTTGACAGTTTATGGCGACAACAAACCCCAGGATTTGACACTCAAACTCGTTCACGAAGAAACGGGCATCGAGTTGGAAATAGAAGAAGGTTTGTTCTATGAGCAAGACGGCATCATCACCAACGGCTACTACAAAACCACCAGCGAATTAGCTTGTAACAAACTACTTGATAATTTACCGCAAGATGGTTATTTCAGTCAAGTGAAGCCCGTTCCTTTCGACAGCGAATTAGAAATTGAATTTACGTTGGAGGAAAGTAGTGATGTTGAAGTCATTGTGTATGACATGGCAGGCAAGCCGATTGCCACCTTATTGAAGGAGCAAAAAGGCAGAGGAAATTGGACGGTGAATTGGGATGCAGCAGATTATCCATTGGGTATGTATGTTGTATTGGTTCGCACGCCACAGTTCACGCATACACACAAGGCTTTGAAGTCGAATTAGATGCAAAAAGCGAGATACAAATTTCAATTCTTGCCTCTTGCTTCTTACTTCTTGCTTCTTACTTACCAAAGACAAGCCTTTGATTATTAGATGTGGGGATGCCCTTTTGCTGCAATTTGCAATGGTCAGCTTGGGGCATCTACCTCACATCTACATTCAAATCTAAAAATGAATAGCAAAGTACTACAAGTACATTTTGAAGTTGAGTTTGTACTTTGAATTTGAAGTTTTACTAAACACATCTTTTAGATCAAACAAAAAATAACATTAAAAAATGAAAACCATATACAATTCATTATGGGGAATATTATATGCACTACTCATCCTTATAGTTGCTCCATCCCCTGTTTTATTATCCCAAACCCCTACATGGTCGGTCAATCCTGCAGGTTATGCCAATACCATGACCATCACTGCCGAGTTGAATTTGGGCTGTGAGCGTTCTACTGACACCAATGACTTAGTAGGAATTTTTGACAGTGCCGACAATTGCAGAGGAGTCGCCAATGTCATCAATCAGTTTGGCAGTTATTATGTATTCTTGACCGCCTATAGCAATGCTTCTTCGGGCGAAACCCTTAGCCTAAAAATCTACGATGACAGTGCCGACACCGTGTATGATGCGGTCAGCACCATAGAGTTTGTGAGCAATGCCATTATTGGTACAGTCAACAAACCAACTACCATTCAAGAAAACAACCCTCCTACCGATATCAATATCAGTAGTTCGGGGATACAAGAAAACCAGCCTATCGGAACAGTCGTTGGAGCTTTCACTACGGCAGATGAAGACGATGGACAGACCTTTGCTTACTCTTTGGTCAGTGGCGAAGGAGACACCGACAATGCCAGTTTTACCATTGATGGAGCCGATTTAGAAAGCGCAGAAGTATTTGACATGGAAACAAAGGATAGCTATCTGATTCGAGTCCAAACTACGGACAGTGGAGGATGCAGCTATGAAGAAGCCTTCACCATCATTGTCAATGACGGCAACGACCCTCCGACCGATATCGATTTGTCCAACTCAGAAGTTGCAGAAAATGAAGATATGGATACTTTTATTGGGAGTTTGACTTCAACCGATACCGACCCCGATGATACACATACTTACAGTTTGGTGCCAGGAGATGGTGACGACGACAATGAGTCTTTTGCGATTGACGGAGAAGATTTGGTGGCAGACGAAACATTTGATTTTGAAACCAAAGACAGCTATACCATTCGGTTGCAAACCGAGGACAACAACGGAGGTACTTACCAAGAGCAATTTACCATCACGATTACCGATGCCAATGACTTCCCAACTGCAATGACATTGGACAACAACAGCATTGCAGAAAACGAAAGCCTTGCTACTTGGATAGCGACCATGAGCAGCATCGACCAAGATGTAGCGGATTTTCACACTTACACTTTGGTCAATGGAGAAGGGGATGACGACAATGCAAGTTTTAGCATTGCAGCAGAAGATTTGGTGAGCAACGAAGTATTCAATTTTGAAGTAAAAGACAGCTATACCATTCGCCTTCAAACCGATGATGGCAATGGTGGCACTTATGAAGAAACTTTTACCATCACCATCACCGATGTCAACGATGCTCCAACCGACATCAGTTTGTCGAGCTACGATGTAGAAGAGAACAAAGATTCCAACACTTTTGTCGCAGCCTTTAGCACAACGGACGAAGACAGTGGCGATAGTTTCACCTATAGTTTGGTGGCAGGTGATGGCGATGCAGACAACGGCAGCTTTCAAGTGGTCAATGGTCAATTGTTTACCGATGAAATGTTTGACTTTGAAGCCAAAAGCACCTACAGTATTCGAGTGCAAACCGATGACGGCAATGGTGGCACGTATGAAGAAATCATTGCTATTACCATCAACGATACCAACGATGGTCCCACTGCAATGGCATTGGATAACTCAGCCATCAACGAAAACGAAGCCAAATTGACCTTTATTGGTTCATTATCGACCACAGACGAAGATGCCATAGACAACCATGCGTATCAATTGGTCAGCGGTTCGGGCGATGATGACAACAGCAGTTTCATCGTTCAAGGCAACAAAATTTTGGCGGCATCTTCCTTCAATTTTGAAACCAAATCCCTCTATACGATTCGAGTACAAACCACCGACAAAGACAACGAAACCTATTCTACTTCTTTCATCATCACCATCAAAGACATCAACGATATGCCAAGTCAATTGACGATGAGCAGCCTTCAAGTAGCCGAAAACCTGGCAGAAGGAACGGTAGTCGGTACGTTCAATACATCGGATGAGGACTTGGCAGACGTACACACCTACAGTTTTGTCAACCAACTACCCAACGACCACGATGCATTCTATGTATTTGGCAATACACTCCGTACCAATACCGTATTCGACTACGAAACCGACTCGACCTACATCGTATATATTGAGACCAATGACGGCAATGGAGGCACATTGACGAAACAGTTTTTTATCAAAATCACCAATGCCAACGATGCACCGACTGCCCTATCTATGAGCAGCAGCAATGTAAAAGAAAACAAAGAGGTGGGAACCATTGTAGCGACTCTTAGCAGTACCGACATTGACGACAATGAAACCTTTACTTACAGCTTAGTAGCAGGAGGAGGAAGCGAAGACAATGGCAGTTTTCAGATTGTAGGACAACAATTGCAAACTGCGGAAACCTTCAATTTTGAAGACAAAGCTACCTACTTCATTCGCTTGCGGACTACGGATAGTGGTGGCAAATTCCACGAACAAGCCCAAGTTATTCAAGTTACCGATGCCAATGACGCTCCCTACAACCTAGAGTTAGAGAATATCTATTTCCAAGAAAACCTCGCCGTCTCAACCGTTGTCAGTAGCTTGTCGACGATGGACGAAGACCCCAACGACAACCATTTTTACAGTTTGGTCAGCGGTGAAGGCAGTAACGACAACAGTAGTTTCAGCATCGTTGGAGGACTGTTACTGGCAAATGTTTCTTTCGATTACGAATCCAAAAACACCTACTCGATTCGCCTCCGCACACAAGACAACAGTGGTGGCAGCTTTGAAAAACAGGCAACGATTCACATTTTGGATGCGAATGAAAATCCCGTAGAATTGACCATCAACAATACCAACATTTCCGAAAACGCACCCTTTGCGACTTCCATCGGAGTATTCAATACGGTCGACCCCGATATTTTTGACACGCATTTCTACAGTTTTGCGAACATCACACCAAACAACAACAACCAATTCATCATTGTAGAAGACGAACTTCGCAGCTTTGAAACCTTTGACTACGAAACACAACAAGTATATTTTGTGTATGTGCAAACCAATGATGGAAAGGGCGGTATCTATACCCAACAATTTATCATCAATGTCAACGATGCCAACGATGCGCCGACTGCTCTTCAATTGTCGTCCAATACCATTGCCGAAAACCTACCCGAAAGCAGCAATGTTGGCTACTTCAACACGACCGATGAAGACGCAGAGGACAACTTTACCTATGCGCTTGTCAGCGGATTTGGAGGAGAGGACAATGCAAGTTTCAAAATTGAAGGAAACCAACTGATAAGTGCCGAAATGTTTGATTTGGACACCAAAAGCAGCTACTCGATTTTGGTGCGAACCTATGACAAATCAGAAGCCTATTTCGACCAAATATTTACCATCCTCATCACCGATGCCAACGATGCACCTACTGCCCTTTCGCTCGCCAATCCGAGCCTAAGCGAAAACAATGCAATCAATGCAGTTATCAGCATCTTCAGCACAACCGATGAAGATGCCAATGATACATTTACCTACACCTTGGTAGGCGGACAAGGCAGCAACGACAACAGCAGTTTTGCCATCAACGGCAACCAACTTTTGGCAAAGGAAAGTTTCAACTTTGAAGCCAAAAACCAATACAACATCCGAGTGCAAACCAATGATGGAAATGGCGGCATGTTTGAAGAAGTGTTCACCATTTCGATTCAAAATGCCAACGATGCGCCTACGATGCTCGCAATCAACCAGGCAACAATTGAAGAAAACCAACCTGTCAATTCCCTGATAGGTGCGTTTACTGCAACAGATGAAGATACAAACGAAACCTTCACCTATAGTTTTGTAAATGAAGGCAGCCACAACAACCAAAAATTCCAATTAGTCGGCAATGAACTACGCACTTTTGAAGCCTTCAATTACGAAGCACAAACCGAATATTACGTCAATATCAAAGTAACGGACAAAGGCAATGCTTCTTATACTAAGAGTTTTTTGATTACCATTTTGAATGCCAACGATGCACCGACAGCCCTTCAATTGTCGTCCAACACCATTGCCGAGAACTTGGCAAGTGGCAGTAAAGTCGGAAATTTCACGGCTACGGACGAGGACTTCAATGAGCAATTTACTTACAGTTTGGTCAGTGGCATCAACGACGACGACAACGAGTATTTTCAAATCGTAGGCAATGAACTCCAAAGTGCCACCATGTTTGACCTAGACACCAAAAGCACCTATCAAATCAGGGCACAAGTCCGTGACAAAGCAGATGCGACTTATGAAAAAGCATGGACCATCACCATCACCGATGCCAACGATGCACCTACTGCCATGAGTATGTCGAGCCAATTCATCGCTGAAAATCAACCCATCGAAACAGTAGTCGGAAGCTTGAGCACCGCAGATGTAGATGCCAATGATACCTTCACCTACAGCTTGGTGTCGGGCAGTGGCGACAACGACAATGGCAGTTTCCACATTGTCGACAATCAATTGGTCAGCGCAGTCGTGTTCAACTACGAAGTCAAAAACAGCTATACCATTCGCATTCAAACAGATGATGGCAATGGAGGCAGTTTTGAGGCAAGTTTTGTAGTACAAATCACTAATGCCAACGACCTGCCGATTGGCTTGAATCTCAACAACAATCTGGTCAGTGAAAACGTGGCACTCAGCACACCCATTGGGAATTTCGCAACGGTGGACGAAGACAGCAACAACAGTTTTGTTTACACCTTCATCAACAGCGATTCCAACGACAATGCCTTTTTCTCAATTACCGACAATACTCTCTACACCAACGAACACTTCAATTTTGAGGCACAAAATGTCTATCACATTGAAGTGCAAACCAACGATGGACAAGGTGGAACATTTACCCAGCAATTCACCATCAACATCACCAATGCCAACGACCAACCAACTGCTTTGGAACTATCTTCACACACCATTGCCGAAAACCTATCAGTAGGCAGCAATGTGGGTTTTCTTTCGACGACGGACGAAGACAGCAACGACGATTTTAGCTATAGTTTGGTAGCAGGTATTGGAGCAAACGACAATGCGAGTTTTAAAATCATTGGCAATGAATTGGTCAGCAATGTCGTGTTTGATTTGGACACCAAAGAAACGTATTCCATCAGAGTACGCACAAGTGACGGAAAGGGCGGTAGTTTGGAGAAAATATTTGCCATCAACATCACCGATGCCAACGATGCACCTACGGCTATTGCTTTGAGCAATCTCAACATTGAAGAGAATAAAGCAGTGGGTACGCTTATCGGCACACTTTCAACAACAGATCCCGATGAATTGGACAATTTTACTTACAAACTGATTGCAGGAACGGGCGCAACAGACAATTCTCGTTTTGTCATCAGTGGCAATCAATTGTTGAGCAACAAAGTGTTCAACTACGAACAGCAGGCGAATTACAGCATTCGGGTATTGACCGATGATGGCAATGGCGGAAAATTGGAAGTCGTGTTTTCTATCAAGGTTTTAGATGCCAACGATGCACCTACTGCCATGCAGTTGAATCAAAACAGCATTGCGGAAAACAAGGCTGGCGGCACTTTGATTGGTACTTTGAGTACTTCGGATGAAGATGCAGCCGATGCACTTGCCTATACTTTTGTGGCAGGAAATGAAGACAATACGTATTTTGTGATTGAAGGCAATCAATTGAAATCTAAGGCGGCATTTAACTTTGAAGATCAGTCGTTTTACCAAATCGCCATTGTAGTAAACGATGGCAAAGGTGGCTCTTTCACACAGGAATTTGTAGTGAGCATTATCGACCAAAACGATGCACCGAGCGAGCTTCAATTGACCTCCAATACGATTGCAGAGAACCTACCAATTAACAGCACCGTAGGATTTTTGGAAACAGCAGATGAAGATGCCAACGAAAGTTTTACCTACAGTTTGGTGGCAGGCGAAGGCAGCAATGACAATGCTCAATTCAAAATCGTTGGAAGTGAATTAAAATCCAACGCCGTGTTTGACTTGGATGTGAAAGATGCCTATTCTATCCGCATCCGAACAACGGACAGTGCAGGTAGTGCAATTACTCGCATCTTCAATATCTTGATAACAGATACCAACGATGCCCCTACTGCTCTTTTGATGGAAGTCCAACAAATAGCAGAAAATCAACCCATAGGAACTATCATTAGTCAACTTTCGACACAAGACCCCGATGCCCTTGACCAATTCACCTATCAATTGGTGAATGGCACAGGAAGCCAAGACAACAGCAGTTTTGCAATAATCGGCAAACAATTGGTGACTACGGTAGCCTTCAATTTTGAGGTAAAAAACAGCTACAATATCCGATTGCAGACCAATGATGGGAATGGCGGAACATTCCAACAAGCCTTCACCATTGCAGTGACAGATGAAAACGATGCGCCAACACTTTTGAAATTGAGCAATGCAATGGTTTCGGAAAACCAATCTGTTGGAGTGTTCATTGGCACATTTTCTACGGTAGATGAGGATACAGGGGATTCTTTCGCCTACAAATTCATCAACAGCAACGAAAACGACAACTCCAATTTTACCATTGAAGGCAATACACTCAGAACCAACACAGTATTGGATTTTGAAACCAAAGCTTTCCACACCATTGAGGTAGAAACCAATGATGGAAATGGCGGCACTTACTCCCTTCAAATGACCATCACGGTTACGAATACGGACGATGATGCCCCAACGGCTATCAGCATTACCCGAAACAATGTTCCCGAAAATCAGGTAATTGGTACGATTGTCGGCAAACTCAGCACACAGGACATTGACGGAACGGGCAACTTCACCTACACATTGGCAGCAGGATTATTGGACAATGATCAATTTGCCATTGACGGCGATGCCTTATTGACCAATGCGGTATTCAACTATGAGGTGAAAAACAGCTATCAGATTGTGGTGAAAACGGAGGATGAGAACGGAAGCAGTTTTGAGCAGAACTTCACCATTGCAGTGACAGATGAAAACGACCAACCGACTGCAATCGCATTGTCGAATCAGAGTTTTGCAGAAAATCAAGCCATTGGCGTGCTGATTGGCAGTTTTTCGACTACAGACGAAGATGCGAATGATAGCTATACCTACCGTTTTGTGGAGTTGCAAGCCAATGACAACGAGCTATTTTCTATCGTAGGCGGTGAATTGCTCACCAATGCGACCTTCAATTTTGAAGGAAAAGAAACCTACTGGATAGATGTGGAAACGGACGACAACCGAGGAGGAACGAAACAACAGTCTTTTCAAATTACCATTTTGGATGCCAACGATGCGCCGAGCAATTTGAGTTTGTCGAACGAAAGTATTGCAGAAAATCAAGCCGTTGGAACTTTGGTGGGTTTGTTGAGCAGTACGGATGAAGATATTTCAGACAGTCATACCTTCAGTTTGGTGACTGGTTTGGGCGCAGAAAACAATGATTTGTTTGCGATTGCAGACAATCAACTGTTGAGCAATGCCATTTTTGACTTGGAAACGCAGCCCGAATTGCGAATCCGCATCAGAAGTACGGATGCTCAAGGCAAAACGGTAGCAAAGGCTTTCATCATCACGGTCAAAGACGAAAACGATACTCCTACCGAATTGAACCTATCGAGCCAAAGCATTGCAGAGAATCAAGCAATTGGAACAAGTGTCGGCACACTCAGTACGCTTGACCCCGATGGTGACGATGTGCATAGCTACGAATTGATTGAAGGAATGGGCGGCGAAGACAATGCTTTGTTCAGCATTCAGGGAAAAGAATTGGTGAGCAATGCAGTCTTTGATTTTGAATCCAAAAACACCTATTCCATTTTGGTGCAAAGTTCGGATGGACAACAAAATGGAATCAGCCGAGTATTTACCATCCAAATCACCGATGCCAATGATGCGCCTGCTGCAATCAGCCTTTCTCCCGCTTCAATTGCAGAGAATCAAGCGATTGGAACTTACATTGGTAGCTTCACCGCTTCAGACCAAGATGCGACCGACAGCCATCAATTCCAGTTGGTGAACAGTGGAAGTGGCAACAACAACGACCATTTTTCGATAGTGAACAATGAGCTTCGCACCTTCAAGGTTTTGGATTTTGAAGCACAACCAACTTACTTTATTGAAGTGATGGCAGACGATATGCGTGGTGGCACTTTGACCCAAATTTTGAGTGTCAGCGTGACGAATGCCAACGATGCGCCTACGGCTTTGACGATTAGCAACAATGTGGTCAGCGAAAATGCGGCAATGGGTGCTTTGATTGGTACTTTCTTTACAACCGATATTGATGCGGGCGATGTGCATACCTACAATTTGGTGGCGGGTGCTGGAAGTGTCGACAATGCTTCTTTTAGCATTGCAGGGGCAGATTTGTTGTTGAATACTGCATTGGACATCAACCAGAAAGACAGTTATTCAATTCGGGTAGCGACTTCTGACATTGAGGGCAAAACGTTTACCCAGACCTTCAATATCCAAGTCACAGATGTGAACAATGCTCCAACGGCTGTTTTATTGTCCAACCTCCGCATTCGTGAAAACGAAGCGAGTGGAACAATCGTAGGTAGTTTGTTGGCAGAAGATGCGGATGTGGATGATGAACACAGTTTTGAATTGGTGACGAATGAAAATGCGCCTCACAGCGAATGGTTTAAAATTGAAGGGGGACAGTTGGTATCGGCGATTATCTTCAATTATGAGTTGAATCCTACGCTGCAAATTGCAGTAAAAACAACCGACTCCAAAGGCAGCACGTTTGAGCAAGCATTTACGATTGAAGTGCTGAATGTCAATGAAATGCCACAAATCGTGACCGAGTCTTTGAGCATTGCAGAAAATACGGCACAGGCTTCAACAGTTGGTACAATTGAGGCTACGGATGAAGATTTGGGTCAAACGCTGACTTTTGAATTGGTGAACGCAAATGATGTGCCTTTCCAATTGGATGCTGCAACGGGTGAACTGACTGTAGCGACCAACCGACTGGACTACGAATCACAAACTTCCTACACTCTAGAAATTGTGGTCAATGACAATGGAAGTCCTGTGTTATCAGCTTCTAAAACCATTGAAGTGAAGATTGAAGACTTGATTGAAACGAGTCAAATTTTGCCTGCCAACAACTATTTGTCGCCAAACGGTGATGGCTCCAACGATTATTTTGAAGTGCAAAATGTGGAACTC
The Chitinophagales bacterium genome window above contains:
- a CDS encoding cadherin domain-containing protein, giving the protein MKTIYNSLWGILYALLILIVAPSPVLLSQTPTWSVNPAGYANTMTITAELNLGCERSTDTNDLVGIFDSADNCRGVANVINQFGSYYVFLTAYSNASSGETLSLKIYDDSADTVYDAVSTIEFVSNAIIGTVNKPTTIQENNPPTDINISSSGIQENQPIGTVVGAFTTADEDDGQTFAYSLVSGEGDTDNASFTIDGADLESAEVFDMETKDSYLIRVQTTDSGGCSYEEAFTIIVNDGNDPPTDIDLSNSEVAENEDMDTFIGSLTSTDTDPDDTHTYSLVPGDGDDDNESFAIDGEDLVADETFDFETKDSYTIRLQTEDNNGGTYQEQFTITITDANDFPTAMTLDNNSIAENESLATWIATMSSIDQDVADFHTYTLVNGEGDDDNASFSIAAEDLVSNEVFNFEVKDSYTIRLQTDDGNGGTYEETFTITITDVNDAPTDISLSSYDVEENKDSNTFVAAFSTTDEDSGDSFTYSLVAGDGDADNGSFQVVNGQLFTDEMFDFEAKSTYSIRVQTDDGNGGTYEEIIAITINDTNDGPTAMALDNSAINENEAKLTFIGSLSTTDEDAIDNHAYQLVSGSGDDDNSSFIVQGNKILAASSFNFETKSLYTIRVQTTDKDNETYSTSFIITIKDINDMPSQLTMSSLQVAENLAEGTVVGTFNTSDEDLADVHTYSFVNQLPNDHDAFYVFGNTLRTNTVFDYETDSTYIVYIETNDGNGGTLTKQFFIKITNANDAPTALSMSSSNVKENKEVGTIVATLSSTDIDDNETFTYSLVAGGGSEDNGSFQIVGQQLQTAETFNFEDKATYFIRLRTTDSGGKFHEQAQVIQVTDANDAPYNLELENIYFQENLAVSTVVSSLSTMDEDPNDNHFYSLVSGEGSNDNSSFSIVGGLLLANVSFDYESKNTYSIRLRTQDNSGGSFEKQATIHILDANENPVELTINNTNISENAPFATSIGVFNTVDPDIFDTHFYSFANITPNNNNQFIIVEDELRSFETFDYETQQVYFVYVQTNDGKGGIYTQQFIINVNDANDAPTALQLSSNTIAENLPESSNVGYFNTTDEDAEDNFTYALVSGFGGEDNASFKIEGNQLISAEMFDLDTKSSYSILVRTYDKSEAYFDQIFTILITDANDAPTALSLANPSLSENNAINAVISIFSTTDEDANDTFTYTLVGGQGSNDNSSFAINGNQLLAKESFNFEAKNQYNIRVQTNDGNGGMFEEVFTISIQNANDAPTMLAINQATIEENQPVNSLIGAFTATDEDTNETFTYSFVNEGSHNNQKFQLVGNELRTFEAFNYEAQTEYYVNIKVTDKGNASYTKSFLITILNANDAPTALQLSSNTIAENLASGSKVGNFTATDEDFNEQFTYSLVSGINDDDNEYFQIVGNELQSATMFDLDTKSTYQIRAQVRDKADATYEKAWTITITDANDAPTAMSMSSQFIAENQPIETVVGSLSTADVDANDTFTYSLVSGSGDNDNGSFHIVDNQLVSAVVFNYEVKNSYTIRIQTDDGNGGSFEASFVVQITNANDLPIGLNLNNNLVSENVALSTPIGNFATVDEDSNNSFVYTFINSDSNDNAFFSITDNTLYTNEHFNFEAQNVYHIEVQTNDGQGGTFTQQFTINITNANDQPTALELSSHTIAENLSVGSNVGFLSTTDEDSNDDFSYSLVAGIGANDNASFKIIGNELVSNVVFDLDTKETYSIRVRTSDGKGGSLEKIFAINITDANDAPTAIALSNLNIEENKAVGTLIGTLSTTDPDELDNFTYKLIAGTGATDNSRFVISGNQLLSNKVFNYEQQANYSIRVLTDDGNGGKLEVVFSIKVLDANDAPTAMQLNQNSIAENKAGGTLIGTLSTSDEDAADALAYTFVAGNEDNTYFVIEGNQLKSKAAFNFEDQSFYQIAIVVNDGKGGSFTQEFVVSIIDQNDAPSELQLTSNTIAENLPINSTVGFLETADEDANESFTYSLVAGEGSNDNAQFKIVGSELKSNAVFDLDVKDAYSIRIRTTDSAGSAITRIFNILITDTNDAPTALLMEVQQIAENQPIGTIISQLSTQDPDALDQFTYQLVNGTGSQDNSSFAIIGKQLVTTVAFNFEVKNSYNIRLQTNDGNGGTFQQAFTIAVTDENDAPTLLKLSNAMVSENQSVGVFIGTFSTVDEDTGDSFAYKFINSNENDNSNFTIEGNTLRTNTVLDFETKAFHTIEVETNDGNGGTYSLQMTITVTNTDDDAPTAISITRNNVPENQVIGTIVGKLSTQDIDGTGNFTYTLAAGLLDNDQFAIDGDALLTNAVFNYEVKNSYQIVVKTEDENGSSFEQNFTIAVTDENDQPTAIALSNQSFAENQAIGVLIGSFSTTDEDANDSYTYRFVELQANDNELFSIVGGELLTNATFNFEGKETYWIDVETDDNRGGTKQQSFQITILDANDAPSNLSLSNESIAENQAVGTLVGLLSSTDEDISDSHTFSLVTGLGAENNDLFAIADNQLLSNAIFDLETQPELRIRIRSTDAQGKTVAKAFIITVKDENDTPTELNLSSQSIAENQAIGTSVGTLSTLDPDGDDVHSYELIEGMGGEDNALFSIQGKELVSNAVFDFESKNTYSILVQSSDGQQNGISRVFTIQITDANDAPAAISLSPASIAENQAIGTYIGSFTASDQDATDSHQFQLVNSGSGNNNDHFSIVNNELRTFKVLDFEAQPTYFIEVMADDMRGGTLTQILSVSVTNANDAPTALTISNNVVSENAAMGALIGTFFTTDIDAGDVHTYNLVAGAGSVDNASFSIAGADLLLNTALDINQKDSYSIRVATSDIEGKTFTQTFNIQVTDVNNAPTAVLLSNLRIRENEASGTIVGSLLAEDADVDDEHSFELVTNENAPHSEWFKIEGGQLVSAIIFNYELNPTLQIAVKTTDSKGSTFEQAFTIEVLNVNEMPQIVTESLSIAENTAQASTVGTIEATDEDLGQTLTFELVNANDVPFQLDAATGELTVATNRLDYESQTSYTLEIVVNDNGSPVLSASKTIEVKIEDLIETSQILPANNYLSPNGDGSNDYFEVQNVELYADFELTIFNANGEEIFYQASGYQNDWDGTYNGEVLPTGVYYYLFRNVNDSEEVFKGTISIGK